A stretch of the Gracilinanus agilis isolate LMUSP501 chromosome 4, AgileGrace, whole genome shotgun sequence genome encodes the following:
- the GLIS1 gene encoding zinc finger protein GLIS1, whose amino-acid sequence MFPGSSHSQNGLTAGILPPSQDGSSRHHPLDSSAMAGPHHHLSPLPAAESTREGLTPNILTPLKAFIPPALLQKHPLPPAQTHPPGGQPFPTLSSKPYQAFQNPAAAAAPPLAPQGYQGSFHSIQNCFHYGDCYRAVGPAGGSGDGLAGEPHGFNPLRSNGYHPLGTPLPAQGYDTLSEAPCGPQEAASSSPDDSGFFPSGPYEPCLNSLPSIYADT is encoded by the exons ATGTTCCCCGGCTCCAGTCACTCTCAGAACGGACTCACTGCTGGGATCCTGCCCCCCTCTCAGGACGGCTCCTCCAGGCACCACCCGCTGGACTCCTCGGCCATGGCCGGCCCCCACCACCACCTGTCCCCGCTGCCTGCGGCCGAGAGCACCCGGGAAGG ACTCACTCCAAACATCCTCACTCCTCTGAAAGCATTCATCCCGCCTGCCCTGCTGCAGAAGCACCCCCTGCCGCCTGCACAGACCCATCCCCCCGGGGGGCAGCCCTTCCCCACCCTTTCCAGCAAGCCGTACCAAGCGTTCCAGaacccagcagcagcagcagcacctcCTCTGGCCCCGCAAG GCTACCAAGGCAGCTTCCATTCCATCCAGAACTGTTTCCACTACGGCGACTGCTACAGGGCCGTGGGGCCGGCCGGCGGCAGTGGGGACGGTCTGGCGGGAGAGCCCCACGGCTTTAATCCTCTGCGGTCCAATGGCTACCACCCCCTCGGCACCCCCTTACCGGCCCAAG GCTACGATACCCTGTCTGAGGCCCCGTGCGGCCCCCAGGAAGCGGCCTCCAGCAGCCCCGACGACAGTGGCTTCTTCCCCAGCGGCCCCTATGAGCCCTGtttgaattccctcccctccatCTACGCCGACACCTAA